The following proteins come from a genomic window of Meles meles chromosome 1, mMelMel3.1 paternal haplotype, whole genome shotgun sequence:
- the LOC123936810 gene encoding NADH-cytochrome b5 reductase-like isoform X2: protein MMDEREEDADEEAWLQLRPVEPLPSQCCGSGCSPCVFDLYHRELAKWEAARASKDRSLLSGEESQSCPSKLSPETFLAFRISAMDRLTEDTYHVRFALPRNCQLGLRPGQHLVLRGKVDGLEIQRAYTPISPANAEGYFEVLIKYGELLMLASGTGLAPMVPVLQTITDNAEDETFVTLVSCFKTFESIYLKTFLQEQARFWNVRTFFVLSQENSLEKLPQSYREKTHFGRLAQGLIEELVGSCRRKPFALVCGSAEFTKDMAKCLLCAGLAEDSYFLF from the exons ATGATGgatgagagggaggaggatgcCGACGAGGAAGCCTGGCTGCAGCTTCGGCCGGTGGAGCCATTGCCCTCCCAGTGCTGTGGCAGTGGCTGCTCACCTTGTGTGTTTGACCTCTATCACCGAGAGCTGGCAAAGTGGGAGGCAGCCCGAGCCAGCAAGGACAGGagcctgctgagtggggaggagTCACAG AGCTGTCCGTCCAAGCTGAGCCCAGAGACCTTCCTGGCCTTCCGCATCAGTGCCATGGACAGACTCACCGAGGACACTTACCATGTTCGGTTTGCACTCCCCAGGAACTGCCAGCTTGGCCTGCGGCCTGGCCAGCACCTCGTCCTACG AGGGAAGGTGGATGGCTTAGAAATTCAGAGAGCCTATACGCCCATCAGCCCTGCCAACGCAGAAGGATACTTTGAAGTTTTAATCAAG TATGGTGAGCTCCTCATGCTGGCTTCGGGCACTGGCCTGGCCCCCATGGTGCCGGTCCTGCAGACCATAACAGACAATGCAGAGGACGAGACCTTTGTCACCCTGGTCAGCTGCTTTAAGACCTTTGAGAGCATCTACCTGAAGACCTTCCTCCAGGAACAGGCCCGTTTCTGGAACGTCCGAACCTTCTTTGTCCTCAGTCAG GAGAACTCCCTGGAAAAGCTTCCCCAGAGTTACCGGGAGAAGACCCACTTTGGCCGCCTGGCCCAGGGCCTGATCGAAGAGCTGGTTGGTTCCTGTCGCAGAAAGCCGTTTGCGTTGGTCTGTGGCTCAGCGGAGTTTACCAAGGACATGGCCAAGTGCCTGCTGTGCGCAGGCCTGGCTGAGGACTCCTACTTCCTCTTCTAG
- the LOC123936810 gene encoding NADH-cytochrome b5 reductase-like isoform X1 → MMDEREEDADEEAWLQLRPVEPLPSQCCGSGCSPCVFDLYHRELAKWEAARASKDRSLLSGEESQSCPSKLSPETFLAFRISAMDRLTEDTYHVRFALPRNCQLGLRPGQHLVLRGKVDGLEIQRAYTPISPANAEGYFEVLIKCYPTGLMSRYVRSWSTGDTAFWRGPFGDFFYKANQYGELLMLASGTGLAPMVPVLQTITDNAEDETFVTLVSCFKTFESIYLKTFLQEQARFWNVRTFFVLSQENSLEKLPQSYREKTHFGRLAQGLIEELVGSCRRKPFALVCGSAEFTKDMAKCLLCAGLAEDSYFLF, encoded by the exons ATGATGgatgagagggaggaggatgcCGACGAGGAAGCCTGGCTGCAGCTTCGGCCGGTGGAGCCATTGCCCTCCCAGTGCTGTGGCAGTGGCTGCTCACCTTGTGTGTTTGACCTCTATCACCGAGAGCTGGCAAAGTGGGAGGCAGCCCGAGCCAGCAAGGACAGGagcctgctgagtggggaggagTCACAG AGCTGTCCGTCCAAGCTGAGCCCAGAGACCTTCCTGGCCTTCCGCATCAGTGCCATGGACAGACTCACCGAGGACACTTACCATGTTCGGTTTGCACTCCCCAGGAACTGCCAGCTTGGCCTGCGGCCTGGCCAGCACCTCGTCCTACG AGGGAAGGTGGATGGCTTAGAAATTCAGAGAGCCTATACGCCCATCAGCCCTGCCAACGCAGAAGGATACTTTGAAGTTTTAATCAAG TGCTACCCGACTGGGCTGATGTCCCGGTACGTCAGGTCCTGGAGCACAGGAGACACAGCTTTCTGGCGAGGACCTTTCGGCGACTTCTTCTATAAAGCCAACCAG TATGGTGAGCTCCTCATGCTGGCTTCGGGCACTGGCCTGGCCCCCATGGTGCCGGTCCTGCAGACCATAACAGACAATGCAGAGGACGAGACCTTTGTCACCCTGGTCAGCTGCTTTAAGACCTTTGAGAGCATCTACCTGAAGACCTTCCTCCAGGAACAGGCCCGTTTCTGGAACGTCCGAACCTTCTTTGTCCTCAGTCAG GAGAACTCCCTGGAAAAGCTTCCCCAGAGTTACCGGGAGAAGACCCACTTTGGCCGCCTGGCCCAGGGCCTGATCGAAGAGCTGGTTGGTTCCTGTCGCAGAAAGCCGTTTGCGTTGGTCTGTGGCTCAGCGGAGTTTACCAAGGACATGGCCAAGTGCCTGCTGTGCGCAGGCCTGGCTGAGGACTCCTACTTCCTCTTCTAG
- the LOC123936810 gene encoding NADH-cytochrome b5 reductase-like isoform X3 has product MFGLHSPGTASLACGLASTSSYGTLRGKVDGLEIQRAYTPISPANAEGYFEVLIKCYPTGLMSRYVRSWSTGDTAFWRGPFGDFFYKANQYGELLMLASGTGLAPMVPVLQTITDNAEDETFVTLVSCFKTFESIYLKTFLQEQARFWNVRTFFVLSQENSLEKLPQSYREKTHFGRLAQGLIEELVGSCRRKPFALVCGSAEFTKDMAKCLLCAGLAEDSYFLF; this is encoded by the exons ATGTTCGGTTTGCACTCCCCAGGAACTGCCAGCTTGGCCTGCGGCCTGGCCAGCACCTCGTCCTACGGTACACTCAG AGGGAAGGTGGATGGCTTAGAAATTCAGAGAGCCTATACGCCCATCAGCCCTGCCAACGCAGAAGGATACTTTGAAGTTTTAATCAAG TGCTACCCGACTGGGCTGATGTCCCGGTACGTCAGGTCCTGGAGCACAGGAGACACAGCTTTCTGGCGAGGACCTTTCGGCGACTTCTTCTATAAAGCCAACCAG TATGGTGAGCTCCTCATGCTGGCTTCGGGCACTGGCCTGGCCCCCATGGTGCCGGTCCTGCAGACCATAACAGACAATGCAGAGGACGAGACCTTTGTCACCCTGGTCAGCTGCTTTAAGACCTTTGAGAGCATCTACCTGAAGACCTTCCTCCAGGAACAGGCCCGTTTCTGGAACGTCCGAACCTTCTTTGTCCTCAGTCAG GAGAACTCCCTGGAAAAGCTTCCCCAGAGTTACCGGGAGAAGACCCACTTTGGCCGCCTGGCCCAGGGCCTGATCGAAGAGCTGGTTGGTTCCTGTCGCAGAAAGCCGTTTGCGTTGGTCTGTGGCTCAGCGGAGTTTACCAAGGACATGGCCAAGTGCCTGCTGTGCGCAGGCCTGGCTGAGGACTCCTACTTCCTCTTCTAG